From Deinococcus aquaticus, one genomic window encodes:
- a CDS encoding PaaI family thioesterase, translating to MTDAPLTNDRQRTYTWADTAPALAALRTLSGLEFMHAIARGDLPPSPVGMTLGMEPLREEDFTEGRAVFRLKPQEFHYNPIGSVHGGVFATLLDSALACAIHTTLPAGVGYTTLELKFNCVRPLIAGGPEVQAVGQVVATTRQTAIAEGRIVDDAGKLYAHATTTCLILR from the coding sequence ATGACCGACGCGCCCCTCACGAACGACCGCCAGCGCACCTACACCTGGGCCGACACTGCCCCCGCCCTGGCCGCCCTGCGCACCCTCAGCGGCCTGGAATTCATGCACGCCATCGCCCGCGGCGACCTGCCCCCCTCACCCGTCGGCATGACGCTGGGCATGGAACCCCTGCGCGAGGAGGACTTCACGGAAGGGCGCGCCGTGTTCCGCCTGAAACCCCAGGAATTCCATTACAACCCCATCGGCAGCGTGCACGGCGGCGTGTTCGCCACCCTGCTCGACTCGGCGCTGGCCTGCGCCATTCACACCACGCTGCCCGCCGGGGTGGGGTACACCACGCTGGAACTGAAATTCAACTGCGTCCGCCCCCTGATCGCCGGCGGCCCAGAAGTGCAGGCCGTCGGGCAGGTCGTCGCCACCACCCGCCAGACTGCCATCGCCGAGGGCCGCATCGTGGACGACGCCGGCAAACTGTACGCGCACGCCACGACCACCTGCCTGATCCTGCGCTGA